In one Arachis duranensis cultivar V14167 chromosome 9, aradu.V14167.gnm2.J7QH, whole genome shotgun sequence genomic region, the following are encoded:
- the LOC127741563 gene encoding uncharacterized protein LOC127741563 produces MRLSLGENNNIQELKNFAEWLLKIDDGLAGDTTDGESIVHIPSDILIKSSETDRASLAPTLDCVTNVNNKMTAELPGQERIYLSSDSVCAEEGNMEFELDAFSPEILNVINCSGLPPHKLVLKVGAQWLLKIGDGLAGDTTDDMLSNLSVENYFKDIVILAPTLDCVTDVNNKMTAGLPGQERVYLSSDSMCAEEENMEFELDAFSPEILNGINCSGLPPHKLVLKVGAPVMLLRNIDQTNGLCNGTRMQVRRMGNHVIECKTLTGNKVRSIVLIPRLNLIPNNETLPVRYQRIALNCYSGIRCLKCFSFLRNSYQTPRNTDGTGISANGELPNDAGVISGAVK; encoded by the exons ATGAGATTGTCACTAGGTGAAAATAACAacatacaagaactcaaaaatTTTGCagaatggctactcaaaattgATGATGGTTTGGCTGGTGATACAACAGATGGTGAATCGATCGTTCATATACCATCTGACATTTTGATTAAGAGCTCTGAGACA GATAGAGCTAGTCTTGCACCAACTTTAGATTGTGTCACTAATGTCAACAACAAGATGACTGCAGAGTTACCTGGACAAGAAAGAATCTACTTAAGTTCAGACTCTGTGTGTGCTGAAGAGGGGAATATGGAATTTGAGTTAGATGCTTTCTCGCCGGAGATTTTAAATGTAATAAATTGTTCAGGTCTACCACCACACAAGTTGGTTCTGAAGGTTGGTGCtcaatggctactcaaaattgGTGATGGTTTGGCTGGTGATACAACAGATG ATATGTTATCCAATTTATCCGTTGAAAATTATTTCAAGGATATAGTAATTCTTGCACCAACTTTGGATTGTGTCACTGATGTCAACAACAAGATGACTGCAGGGTTACCTGGACAAGAAAGAGTCTACTTAAGTTCAGACTCTATGTGTGCTGAAGAGGAAAATATGGAATTTGAGTTAGATGCTTTCTCGCCGGAGATTCTAAATGGAATAAATTGTTCAGGTCTACCACCACACAAGTTGGTTTTGAAGGTTGGCGCTCCTGTTATGTTGCTGCGGAATATAGACCAAACTAATGGTTTGTGCAATGGAACGAGGATGCAAGTTAGAAGAATGGGAAATCATGTGATAGAATGCAAGACTTTAACTGGTAACAAAGTTAGAAGTATTGTTCTTATCCCAAGACTGAATCTAATTCCAAATAATGAAACATTGCCGGTCAG GTATCAAAGGATAGCATTGAATTGTTATTCA gGAATTCGTTGCTTGAAATGTTTCTCCTTTTTGAGAAATTCATATCAAACACCCCGAAATACTGATGGTACAGGGATATCGGCG AATGGCGAATTGCCGAATGATGCTGGTGTCATCTCCGGAGCTGTGAAATAG